CGAGCTGTTGCCGTCGCTGCGGCCGGACGTCCGGATAGACCACTATCCCGACCACCTGATCCTGCCGGGCTTCATCGACTGCCACGTCCATTATCCGCAGACCGAGATGATGGCCGCCTTCGGCGAGCAGTTGCTGGACTGGCTGAACCATTACACCTTCGTCACTGAGCAGGGCTTCGCCGATGAGGGCCACGCGCGCGAAGTGGCGCAGGTATTCCTCGACGAGCAGCTGCGCAACGGCGTCACCACCGGCTGCGTGTTCGGCACCGTCCATGCCGCGTCGGTGGATGCGCTGTTCGAAGAGGCCGCGTCCCGCGATCTGCGCATCCTGGCCGGCAAGGTGTGCATGGACCGCAACGCGCCGGCCGCCTTGCTGGATACGCCGCTGGCCGCCTACGAGGCCTCGCGCGCGCTGATCGAACGCTGGCACGGCAAGGGGCGCGCCGAGTACGTGATCACGCCGCGCTTCGCGCCGACATCCAGCCACGGCCAGCTGGAGATGCTGGGCGCCCTGGCGGCGGAGTTTCCGGACATCGCCATCCAGTCGCACATTTCCGAAAACCTGGACGAGATCGCCTGGGTCAAGCAGCTGTTCCCCGGCTGCCGCGACTACGCCGGGGTCTATCAGCGCTACGGCCTGCTGCGGCGGCGCGCGATCTACGGCCACGGCATTCATCTATCCGAGGCCGAGCTGGAAATGCTGCACGACAGCGGCGCGTCGCTGGCGCACTGCCCGACCTCCAATTTCTTCCTCGGCTCGGGCAGCCTGGACCTGCGCCGCTGCGTCGAGGGCGGCAAGCCGGTGAGGCTGGGCCTGGGCACCGACCTGGGCGCCGGCACCAGCTTCTCGATGCTGCAGACGATGAACGCCGCCTATATGGCGTCGCAGACCCACGGCAGGCCGTTGACCGCCGCCCAGGCCTTCTACTTGGCCACCCGAGGCGGAGCGGAGGCGCTGGGCATCGAGGACAAGGTGGGCAGCATCGAGGCCGGCATGGAGGCCGACCTGGCGGTGCTGGACCTACGTTCGACGCCGCTGCTGGATTTCCGCATGCGTTATGTCCGAGACCTGTCCGAAGCGCTATTCGTGCAGATGATGCTGGGCGATGACCGCGCGGTGGCGGCCACCTACGCGGCGGGCAAGCGCGCGTACCGCAAGCCCGGACGTTCCGGGTGAGATCCGGCGGGCGCGTTCGCCTGCTGTGGATAACTCCGTTGCATTTCCATCCTTGTGCATAAGTCGTCCGGGCCCCGATTCCGCCCGGACTTTGCCGATTCCGCGCGGCGGCTGTTACTGCCGCATCGCCACCGCCACCCGGGTAAAGGCGTTCATCAGCGCGACGGCCAGCGTCAGGTCGGAGATCTCGGCGTCGCTGAAGTGCTCGCGCAGCGGCTGGTAGAGGCTGTCCGGCGCGCGGGTTTCTCCTATCCGGGTCACCGCTTCGGTCCAGGCGATGGCGGCCGCCTCGCGCGGGCTCAGCGCGTCCGCCGCGTCCCAGCCGGCCAATTGGTCCAGTTTTTCCTGGCTTTCGCCGCGGCGGCGCAGCGCCTGGCTGTGCAGCTTCAGGCAGAAGGCGCAGCCGTTCAGTTGCGCCACGCGCAGATAGGCCAGTTCGATCAGCGGCAGGCCCAGGCCGCTTTCCGCCAGCGCGTTCTTGCAGGCGAGCAATCCCTGATAAGCCTTGGGCGACAGCTGGGTGTAGTCCAGTCTCATGATTTCATCCTTTCTGGTTCAGCGCCGGCTGGCCGGCGGCGGCTTGTGCGCGTCCGCTCAGCAGGCGTTGTGTAAGGCGGTGGATGGGCGGCGCCAGCAGCAGCACCGCGCAGAAGGCGGCGGGCCAGGCGGAGGCGAAGGCGTGCAGCCAGCGGCCGATGAAGTCCGGACGCAGGCCCAGGTTCAGCCAGCAGACCCAGGCGGTCATCAGGAAAGACATCGCCGCCGACATCAGCAGCGAGAACAGCAGGCGTTGTCTCAGGGCGAGGCTCATGATGGCGCTCCGTTCGGTTAACGATGAGCCGAGTC
This genomic window from Chromobacterium violaceum ATCC 12472 contains:
- the guaD gene encoding guanine deaminase → MKTAVRGDALTFRGNPFREAERDCLVHQRDALVVMENGRIAAWGPAAELLPSLRPDVRIDHYPDHLILPGFIDCHVHYPQTEMMAAFGEQLLDWLNHYTFVTEQGFADEGHAREVAQVFLDEQLRNGVTTGCVFGTVHAASVDALFEEAASRDLRILAGKVCMDRNAPAALLDTPLAAYEASRALIERWHGKGRAEYVITPRFAPTSSHGQLEMLGALAAEFPDIAIQSHISENLDEIAWVKQLFPGCRDYAGVYQRYGLLRRRAIYGHGIHLSEAELEMLHDSGASLAHCPTSNFFLGSGSLDLRRCVEGGKPVRLGLGTDLGAGTSFSMLQTMNAAYMASQTHGRPLTAAQAFYLATRGGAEALGIEDKVGSIEAGMEADLAVLDLRSTPLLDFRMRYVRDLSEALFVQMMLGDDRAVAATYAAGKRAYRKPGRSG
- a CDS encoding carboxymuconolactone decarboxylase family protein, which codes for MRLDYTQLSPKAYQGLLACKNALAESGLGLPLIELAYLRVAQLNGCAFCLKLHSQALRRRGESQEKLDQLAGWDAADALSPREAAAIAWTEAVTRIGETRAPDSLYQPLREHFSDAEISDLTLAVALMNAFTRVAVAMRQ
- a CDS encoding DUF2798 domain-containing protein, encoding MSLALRQRLLFSLLMSAAMSFLMTAWVCWLNLGLRPDFIGRWLHAFASAWPAAFCAVLLLAPPIHRLTQRLLSGRAQAAAGQPALNQKG